One Coccinella septempunctata chromosome 8, icCocSept1.1, whole genome shotgun sequence genomic window carries:
- the LOC123318792 gene encoding glucosidase 2 subunit beta: MICRLQRRSLIIYASFFIFIFIIIILYQLIELNNIGYPSQSLSPSSLSAISTIRGVHERLMIFYENRNNKFTCIKSMETIDFSRINDDYCDCLDGSDEPGTNACSNGIFYCKNQIGPKYFHKSFPSNRVNDGICDCCDGSDEYSIDTNSFLGTKVETPCLFRC, encoded by the exons ATGATTTGTAGACTTCAGAGAAGAAGTTTGATAATATATGCTTCTTTCTTCATTTTTATATTCATCATCATTATACTTTATCAATTGATAGAACTCAATAATATTGGATATCCCTCTCAAAGTCTTTCTCCAAGTTCACTTAGTGCCATTTCCACAATAAGAGGAGTACATGAGCGACTTATGATATTTTACGAGAACAGAAACAATAAGTTCACATGTATAAAGAGTATGGAAACAATTGATTTCAGTCGTATAAATGACGATTATTGCGATTGTTTAGATGGAAGTGATGAACCTGGGACTAATGCTTGTTCAAATGGAATATTTTATTGCAAAAATCAAATTGGTCCTAAGTATTTTCATAAATCTTTTCCATCTAATAGAGTAAACGATGGCATTTGTGATTGTTGTGATGGATCTGATGAGTACAGCATAGATACAAATTCCTTCCTTG GAACTAAAGTGGAGACACCATGTTTATTCCGTTGTTGA
- the LOC123318713 gene encoding pre-mRNA-splicing factor 38B — MDRNTNNEEESTPKGFKQSNILPLWGNERTMNLNPLILTNIQSSSYFKVNLYELKTYHEVVDEIYYKVTHLEPWEKGSRRTSGQTGMCGGVRGVGAGGIVSTAYCLLYKLFTLKLTRKQLNGLLTHCDSPYIRALGFMYIRYALPPASLLEWYEPYLHDEEELDVKAGGGQTMSIGTMLRQWLVKLEWFSTLFPRIPVPIQQKIQKFIAENLPPQVVTQRQEPVKYNERPQKDWPRGDRDNVRDDIKKDFLRDDRRERSRDRSPDRKYRDDRRHKDGDYKRDRDRHSKRERSRSPVRSHSHSSSSRDYKDRHRHRR; from the exons ATGGATAGAAATACAAACAACGAAGAAG AATCTACTCCCAAAGGTTTCAAACAATCAAATATTTTGCCACTATGGGGAAACGAAAGAACAATGAATTTAAATCCTCTTATTCTTACCAATATTCAGAGCAGTTCTTATTTTAAAG TTAATTTATACGAATTGAAAACGTATCATGAGGTTGTGGATGAAATTTATTATAAAGTAACTCACCTGGAACCTTGGGAGAAGGGGTCACGGAGGACTTCAGGACAAACGGGTATGTGTGGAGGAGTCAGGGGAGTAGGTGCGGGAGGTATAGTGTCTACAGCTTATTGCCTACTCTACAAACTCTTCACCCTGAAACTTACTAGAAAGCAACTGAATGGACTTTTGACACACTGTGATTCTCCATATATCCGAGCCCTTGGATTTATGTATATACGATATGCATTACCGCCAGCCAGCTTATTAGAATGGTATGAACCTTACTTACATGATGAAGAG GAACTTGATGTCAAGGCAGGTGGAGGTCAAACGATGTCCATTGGAACAATGCTGAGGCAATGGTTGGTAAAATTAGAATGGTTTTCCACTTTATTTCCTAGAATACCTGTTCCCATACAACAAAAGATACAGAAGTTTATAGCG GAGAACTTGCCACCACAAGTAGTCACCCAAAGACAGGAACCTGTCAAGTACAACGAACGTCCCCAAAAAGATTGGCCGAGAGGAGACAGAGACAATGTTAGAGATGATATAAAAAAAGACTTTTTGAGAGACGATAGAAGAGAAAGATCGAGAGATAGGTCGCCAGACCGTAAATACAGAGACGACAGAAGACACAAAGATGGCGATTACAAAAGAGACAGAGATAGACATTCGAAAAGGGAACGGAGCCGAAGTCCTGTGAGATCCCATTCCCATAGCAGCTCTAGCAGAGACTACAAAGACAGACATCGGCATAGGAGATAG